A genomic segment from Micropterus dolomieu isolate WLL.071019.BEF.003 ecotype Adirondacks linkage group LG03, ASM2129224v1, whole genome shotgun sequence encodes:
- the znf384b gene encoding zinc finger protein 384b isoform X1, whose product MMEDSHFNSSYFWSPIPTVPGQIENAMFLNKVKEQQEKNGSFSPSSASHYQTALLTIPTGGAKTDGGGQAGSVAHLHPPHSTQNMLSVPSTGIMTAAGLVITTPQGTLVSPTSSQSFVSGHPATTMIVSALHSPDKKEGDGTSHLVVMPAPSKRGRKKKTTLSKVGPVGGPGNETLILAHLTAGGQLASLQHHAGDPYDLSNEEEDQGPKDSTKTYRCRMCAATFLSKSDMQIHSKSHTEAKPHKCPHCAKSFANSSYLAQHIRIHSGAKPYTCSYCQKSFRQLSHLQQHTRNHTESKPHKCPHCTKSFANSSYLAQHVRIHTGVKPYSCSFCQKSFRQLSHLQQHNRIHTGDRPYKCSHPGCEKSFTQLSNLQSHRRQHNKDKPYKCTNCNKGYIDAASLEVHMSTHTVKHARIYSCGLCNRTYTSETYLVKHMEKHNPDQLTVPAVGAAQPAQQHQHQNQSQGQAGAQSQVESADGGSSRAGSGATGGGQQGQSQNNYPQTETISCPFDLHQYKTVSASDIQYKPVSVADITSHKDLCLTVSASTIQVEHLNS is encoded by the exons ATGATGGAAGATTCTCATTTTAATTCATCGTATTTCTGGTCTCCCATCCCCACTGTACCAGGACAG ATTGAGAATGCCATGTTTCTGAACAAGGTGAAAGAGCAACAGGAAAAGAATggttccttctctccttcctctgcaTCCCACTACCAAACAGCGCTTCTCACCATCCCCACTGGTGGGGCAAAGACAGATGGAGGAGGGCAGGCTGGTAGTGTGGCACACCTCCACCCTCCTCACAGCACCCAGAACATGCTGTCAGTCCCCTCCACAGGCATCATGACAGCAG CGGGTCTGGTCATCACAACTCCTCAGGGAACACTAGTCTCTCCCACCTCCTCTCAGTCTTTTGTCTCTGGTCATCCAGCAACAACCATGATTGTTTCAGCACTCCATTCTccag ACAAAAAAGAAGGGGATGGGACGTCCCATTTGGTTGTGATGCCAGCGCCCTCCAAACGAGGTCGAAAGAAGAAGACAACACTGTCCAAGGTCGGTCCTGTGGGTGGACCAGGAAATGAAACACTAATACTGGCACATCTCACAGCCGGCGGTCAG CTGgcatctttgcagcatcacGCCGGAGACCCATATGACCTGTCAAATGAAGAGGAAGACCAGGGCCCAAAAGATAGCACAAAGACATACAG GTGCCGGATGTGTGCGGCGACCTTCCTCAGTAAGTCTGACATGCAGATCCACTCCAAGTCGCACACAGAGGCCAAACCTCACAAGTGTCCTCACTGCGCCAAGTCATTCGCCAACTCCAGCTACCTGGCCCAGCACATCCGCATCCACAGCGGGGCCAAGCCTTACACCTGCTCCTACTGCCAGAAATCTTTCAGGCAACTCAGTCATTTACAGCAGCACACACG GAACCACACAGAGTCAAAGCCTCACAAGTGTCCCCACTGTACCAAGTCATTTGCCAACTCTAGCTACCTTGCCCAACATGTCCGCATCCACACCGGAGTGAAACCCTACTCCTGCTCCTTCTGCCAAAAGAGCTTCAGACAGCTCAGTCACCTTCAGCAGCACAACAG GATTCACACCGGAGATCGGCCATACAAGTGTAGCCATCCAGGCTGTGAGAAATCCTTCACGCAACTCTCAAATTTACAG TCCCACCGGCGTCAACACAACAAGGACAAGCCTTACAAGTGCACCAACTGCAATAAAGGATACATAGATGCAGCAAGCCTGGAGGTGcacatgtccacacacacagtcaaacacgCGAGGATCTACTCGTGTGGTCTCTGCAACCGCACTTATACCTCA GAGACATATCTGGTGAAACACATGGAGAAACACAATCCAGACCAGTTGACTGTACCAGCAGTCGGGGCAGCACAGCCAGCACAACAGCACCAGCACCAGAACCAAAGCCAGGGCCAGGCTGGAGCTCAGAGCCAGGTAGAGAGTGCAGATGGAGGATCTAGCCGAGCTGGGAGCGGAGCTACGGGTGGCGGTCAGCAGGGACAGAGCCAGAACAACTACCCCCAGACAGAAACCATCTCCTGTCCATTTGACCTGCACCAGTATAAGACCGTTTCTGCCAGTGACATCCAGTACAAACCAGTCAGTGTAGCTGACATTACTTCCCACAAGGACCTTTGTCTTACTGTGTCAGCATCCACCATTCAAGTGGAGCACCTCAACTCTTAG
- the znf384b gene encoding zinc finger protein 384b isoform X2: MMEDSHFNSSYFWSPIPTVPGQIENAMFLNKVKEQQEKNGSFSPSSASHYQTALLTIPTGGAKTDGGGQAGSVAHLHPPHSTQNMLSVPSTGIMTAAGLVITTPQGTLVSPTSSQSFVSGHPATTMIVSALHSPDKKEGDGTSHLVVMPAPSKRGRKKKTTLSKVGPVGGPGNETLILAHLTAGGQLASLQHHAGDPYDLSNEEEDQGPKDSTKTYRNHTESKPHKCPHCTKSFANSSYLAQHVRIHTGVKPYSCSFCQKSFRQLSHLQQHNRIHTGDRPYKCSHPGCEKSFTQLSNLQSHRRQHNKDKPYKCTNCNKGYIDAASLEVHMSTHTVKHARIYSCGLCNRTYTSETYLVKHMEKHNPDQLTVPAVGAAQPAQQHQHQNQSQGQAGAQSQVESADGGSSRAGSGATGGGQQGQSQNNYPQTETISCPFDLHQYKTVSASDIQYKPVSVADITSHKDLCLTVSASTIQVEHLNS, encoded by the exons ATGATGGAAGATTCTCATTTTAATTCATCGTATTTCTGGTCTCCCATCCCCACTGTACCAGGACAG ATTGAGAATGCCATGTTTCTGAACAAGGTGAAAGAGCAACAGGAAAAGAATggttccttctctccttcctctgcaTCCCACTACCAAACAGCGCTTCTCACCATCCCCACTGGTGGGGCAAAGACAGATGGAGGAGGGCAGGCTGGTAGTGTGGCACACCTCCACCCTCCTCACAGCACCCAGAACATGCTGTCAGTCCCCTCCACAGGCATCATGACAGCAG CGGGTCTGGTCATCACAACTCCTCAGGGAACACTAGTCTCTCCCACCTCCTCTCAGTCTTTTGTCTCTGGTCATCCAGCAACAACCATGATTGTTTCAGCACTCCATTCTccag ACAAAAAAGAAGGGGATGGGACGTCCCATTTGGTTGTGATGCCAGCGCCCTCCAAACGAGGTCGAAAGAAGAAGACAACACTGTCCAAGGTCGGTCCTGTGGGTGGACCAGGAAATGAAACACTAATACTGGCACATCTCACAGCCGGCGGTCAG CTGgcatctttgcagcatcacGCCGGAGACCCATATGACCTGTCAAATGAAGAGGAAGACCAGGGCCCAAAAGATAGCACAAAGACATACAG GAACCACACAGAGTCAAAGCCTCACAAGTGTCCCCACTGTACCAAGTCATTTGCCAACTCTAGCTACCTTGCCCAACATGTCCGCATCCACACCGGAGTGAAACCCTACTCCTGCTCCTTCTGCCAAAAGAGCTTCAGACAGCTCAGTCACCTTCAGCAGCACAACAG GATTCACACCGGAGATCGGCCATACAAGTGTAGCCATCCAGGCTGTGAGAAATCCTTCACGCAACTCTCAAATTTACAG TCCCACCGGCGTCAACACAACAAGGACAAGCCTTACAAGTGCACCAACTGCAATAAAGGATACATAGATGCAGCAAGCCTGGAGGTGcacatgtccacacacacagtcaaacacgCGAGGATCTACTCGTGTGGTCTCTGCAACCGCACTTATACCTCA GAGACATATCTGGTGAAACACATGGAGAAACACAATCCAGACCAGTTGACTGTACCAGCAGTCGGGGCAGCACAGCCAGCACAACAGCACCAGCACCAGAACCAAAGCCAGGGCCAGGCTGGAGCTCAGAGCCAGGTAGAGAGTGCAGATGGAGGATCTAGCCGAGCTGGGAGCGGAGCTACGGGTGGCGGTCAGCAGGGACAGAGCCAGAACAACTACCCCCAGACAGAAACCATCTCCTGTCCATTTGACCTGCACCAGTATAAGACCGTTTCTGCCAGTGACATCCAGTACAAACCAGTCAGTGTAGCTGACATTACTTCCCACAAGGACCTTTGTCTTACTGTGTCAGCATCCACCATTCAAGTGGAGCACCTCAACTCTTAG
- the si:ch211-154o6.3 gene encoding mitochondrial division protein 1 has protein sequence MGEVRKLQKKLRQIENLEIKINLAPEERFKISRKAELRSRLAELQLQLSGPQQTLGIVGDGKKEKMKRQVEDAPEALPSQTPPASKILKGEEESKAQATPAPAARRRATGGGAEIGRQQERTALARVSDQHRDVSAGCADFDNEQQLRQEEAEFTSLKSSWEKAKFRLRLLEGHNDIVTCVVAIDNLVVSGSRDTTVKVWHVPTATEHKNLGGHTSGVTCLSVPPPEYCKRLARALSLSDKERFILSGSADCYVKIWALSIGQCVKSLYTFNAVTALCFVPEEDGYIITGSDGGKVQAWSWHTFENCQSINAHQEAVTSIQTQGPLVFSGSAEGGVSVWENRCSDRDPLRLLHHWSSQVTGCGGGMGGRLTLSPRGDRVLVAYSRAWLKILHWRTGMVSRLTNHSSITGVTDCVHQTGGLLIGSCYDLVNGESSLNLFSLPQCRYLASLTWPDAPRILCFAAWTTGSGDHRWVTGGRDLLVWEQLPSSGKQRGDVTAIRDSRLDSCLLESEGDTEDDEETDDYEDDDDSGEGKDTQSGGAEDGGSGSWLRCVLQ, from the exons ATGGGGGAGGTGAGGAAGCTGCAGAAGAAGTTAAGACAGATTGAAAATCTGGAAATAAAAATCAATCTTGCCCCAGAAGAGAGATTCAAG ATCTCCAGGAAGGCGGAGCTCCGTTCCAGATTGGCTGAGCTTCAGCTGCAGCTTTCTGGCCCGCAGCAAACTCTGGGGATTGTGGGAGACGGAAAAAAGGAGAAGATGAAAAGACAAGT GGAGGATGCCCCTGAGGCCCTTCCATCACAAACGCCTCCAGCCTCCAAGATCCTTAAGGGAGAAGAGGAGTCCAAAGCTCAAGCAACGCCAGCGCCGGCTGCCAGGCGGAGAGCGACAGGAGGGGGAGCAGAGATAGGCAGACAGCAGGAAAGGACGGCGCTGGCCAGAGTGTCAGATCAGCACCGAGATGTGTCAGCAGGCTGTGCTGACTTTGACAATGAACAGCAACTGCGACAGGAAG AGGCTGAATTTACATCCCTCAAATCGTCGTGGGAGAAGGCAAAGTTTCGCTTGAGGCTGTTGGAGGGTCATAATGACATAGTCACCTGTGTGGTTGCCATTGACAACCTGGTGGTTTCTGGAAG CCGAGATACGACAGTGAAGGTGTGGCACGTTCCCACAGCAACGGAGCACAAGAACCTGGGTGGTCACACTAGCGgggtcacctgtctgtctgtacctccCCCTGAGTACTGCAAGAGGCTGg CCCGGGCCCTGTCTTTGTCCGACAAGGAGAGGTTTATTTTGAGTGGTTCGGCAGACTGCTACGTGAAGATCTGGGCCCTGAGCATTG GGCAGTGTGTTAAGTCTCTCTACACATTCAACGCTGTGACTGCGCTCTGCTTTGTGCCAGAGGAAGACGGCTACATCATCACTGGGtcag ACGGGGGGAAAGTTCAAGCCTGGAGCTGGCACACTTTCGAAAACTGTCAGTCAATCAACGCTCACCAGGAAGCAGTCACCTCCATCCAG ACTCAGGGTCCGCTGGTGTTCAGCGGCTCGGCCGAGGGAGGGGTGTCTGTGTGGGAGAACCGGTGTTCGGATCGAGACCCCTTGAGGCTGCTGCACCACTGGAGCAGCCAGGTGACGGGATGTGGAGGGGGGATGGGCGGGCGTCTCACCCTCAGCCCGCGAGGAGACCGAGTGCTCGTGGCATACAGTCGAGCCTGGCTCAAGATCCTGCACTGGAGGACTG GAATGGTATCCagactgaccaatcacagcagcATCACCGGGGTAACAGATTGTGTTCACCAGACAGGGGGCCTCCTAATTGGCTCCTGCTATGATCTGGTGAATGGAGAGAGCTCACTAAATT TATTCTCTCTGCCTCAGTGTCGGTACCTGGCCTCTCTGACCTGGCCCGACGCACCCAGAATCCTCTGCTTTGCAGCGTGGACGACAGGGAGCGGAGACCACCGGTGGGTCACTGGAGGTCGTGACCTCCTCGTGTGGGAGCAGCTCCCTAGTTCTGGGAAGCAGAG GGGTGACGTCACAGCGATAAGAGACTCCAGGTTGGACTCGTGCTTGCTGGAGTCAGAGGGGGACACAGAAGATGACGAGGAGACTGAtg ATTACGAGGATGATGATGACAGCGGTGAAGGAAAAGACACCCAGTCTGGCGGTGCGGAGGACGGAGGGTCCGGCTCGTGGTTGCGCTGCGTTCTCCAGTGA
- the LOC123968704 gene encoding PILR alpha-associated neural protein isoform X1 translates to MERCSISLVARLTALRWLVSLLLVALVTQPSTCNRDDSEGEEQVDALSVQLSVTAQVTPTPLWAVVWGPTQPLEDETYHFLSTQETDPLHQHGNQQEANTATSKDWPYPGASMQPREEAPLESRNQEGVEDGGTEAEETEPEEVDPQFYVTVTISSLLILTAVVITSKLCYDRSCSQHPPPLSRGVAPPLSLALPRSLASEDSRQTLHSTSSSFADREREEQLKRKNKAAACV, encoded by the exons ATGGAGAGATG CTCCATCTCTCTTGTCGCACGACTGACTGCCCTCCGCTGGCTCGTTTCCCTCCTCCTGGTTGCTCTGGTGACACAGCCCTCCACCTGTAACCGTGACGACAGTGAGGGCGAGGAGCAGGTGGACGCCCTGTCGGTCCAGCTGTCCGTCACCGCCCAGGTCACACCCACCCCTCTGTGGGCTGTGGTCTGGGGTCCCACGCAGCCTCTGGAGGATGAGACCTACCACTTCCTCTCTACCCAGGAAACTGACCCCCTGCACCAGCATGGGAACCAGCAGGAAGCCAACACCGCCACGTCCAAGGACTGGCCTTATCCTGGTGCAAGTATGCAGCCCAGAGAGGAGGCACCGCTGGAGTCTAGGAACCAGGAGGGAGTGGAGGACGGAGGGACGGAGGCGGAGGAGACGGAGCCTGAGGAAG tggaCCCTCAGTTCTACGTCACCGTGACCATCTCCTCGCTTCTCATCCTGACAGCAGTCGTCATTACATCCAAACTCTG TTACGATCGCAGCTGTTCCCAGCATCCGCCCCCGCTTTCCCGTGGCGTGGCTCCCCCCCTCTCCCTCGCGCTCCCTCGTTCCCTCGCTTCGGAGGACAGCCGGCAGACGTTGCAcagcacctcctcctccttcgcCGACAGGGAGAG AGAGGAGCAGCTGAAAAGGAAGAATAAGGCGGCTGCTTGTGTCTGA
- the LOC123968704 gene encoding PILR alpha-associated neural protein isoform X2 produces MERCSISLVARLTALRWLVSLLLVALVTQPSTCNRDDSEGEEQVDALSVQLSVTAQVTPTPLWAVVWGPTQPLEDETYHFLSTQETDPLHQHGNQQEANTATSKDWPYPGASMQPREEAPLESRNQEGVEDGGTEAEETEPEEVDPQFYVTVTISSLLILTAVVITSKLCYDRSCSQHPPPLSRGVAPPLSLALPRSLASEDSRQTLHSTSSSFADRERIPVVNL; encoded by the exons ATGGAGAGATG CTCCATCTCTCTTGTCGCACGACTGACTGCCCTCCGCTGGCTCGTTTCCCTCCTCCTGGTTGCTCTGGTGACACAGCCCTCCACCTGTAACCGTGACGACAGTGAGGGCGAGGAGCAGGTGGACGCCCTGTCGGTCCAGCTGTCCGTCACCGCCCAGGTCACACCCACCCCTCTGTGGGCTGTGGTCTGGGGTCCCACGCAGCCTCTGGAGGATGAGACCTACCACTTCCTCTCTACCCAGGAAACTGACCCCCTGCACCAGCATGGGAACCAGCAGGAAGCCAACACCGCCACGTCCAAGGACTGGCCTTATCCTGGTGCAAGTATGCAGCCCAGAGAGGAGGCACCGCTGGAGTCTAGGAACCAGGAGGGAGTGGAGGACGGAGGGACGGAGGCGGAGGAGACGGAGCCTGAGGAAG tggaCCCTCAGTTCTACGTCACCGTGACCATCTCCTCGCTTCTCATCCTGACAGCAGTCGTCATTACATCCAAACTCTG TTACGATCGCAGCTGTTCCCAGCATCCGCCCCCGCTTTCCCGTGGCGTGGCTCCCCCCCTCTCCCTCGCGCTCCCTCGTTCCCTCGCTTCGGAGGACAGCCGGCAGACGTTGCAcagcacctcctcctccttcgcCGACAGGGAGAG GATCCCAGTTGTGAACCTCTGA
- the cops7a gene encoding COP9 signalosome complex subunit 7a, producing the protein MEVEQLLSLSGSALAQAVSSLLETPGLYVFSDILELPNVRELENGPHAPVYQLLNLFAYGTYCDYKERAASLPELTPAQKNKLRHLSIISLASNLKCLPYSLLLQQLELKNVRELEDLLIDAVYCDIIQGKLDQRNQQVEVDCSVGRDLGPNELPNIINTLQEWCTGCEAVLCGIEEQVSRANQYRESQLKVKVQVETEVSNLQKTLKASAASPSSGPAPAGAASNQDADQPAEPRDPASSQEPRQPGKKSSKVKGLRGSGKIWSKSN; encoded by the exons ATGGAGGTGGAGCAGCTCCTGTCTCTGTCAGGCTCAGCACTGGCCCAGGCTGTCAGCTCCCTGCTGGAGACCCCAGGCCTCTACGTCTTCTCTGACATCCTGGAGCTGCCTAATGTCAGAGAG CTGGAGAATGGCCCTCATGCACCAGTGTACCAGCTCCTGAACCTCTTTGCCTATGGAACCTACTGCGACTACAAAG AGAGAGCAGCCTCTCTTCCAGAGTTGACCCCGGCACAGAAGAACAAACTCCGCCATCTGTCCATCATCAGCCTGGCATCCAACCTCAAG TGCCTGCCGTACTCACTGCTCCTGCAGCAGCTCGAGCTGAAGAATGTGCGGGAGCTGGAGGACCTGCTGATCGATGCTGTTTACTGTGACATCATCCAGGGCAAACTGGACCAGAGGAACCAGCAGGTGGAGGTGGACTGCAGTGTGGGTCGTGATCTCGGCCCCAACGAGCTCCCCAACATAATCAACACGCTGCAGGAGTG GTGTACAGGGTGTGAGGCGGTGCTGTGTGGTATTGAGGAGCAGGTCTCGAGGGCAAACCAGTACAGAGAGAGCCAGTTGAAAGTCAAAGTCCAAGTGGAAACAGAG GTGTCAAACCTGCAGAAAACGTTAAAGGCCAGCGCCGCCTCTCCGTCTTCAGGCCCTGCTCCCGCTGGAGCCGCCTCCAATCAGGATGCAGACCAGCCTGCAGAGCCACGAGACCCCGCCTCCTCTCAGGAACCACGACAACCAGGGAAAAAAAGCTCTAAGGTGAAAGG GCTGCGCGGCAGTGGGAAGATCTGGTCCAAGTCCAACTGA